The window CCTTCTGGTTACGGCGAGTTTGCTGCTTGCTGGAGAGGGGGCGAGATGAAACTGATAGCATTGACTTTTGACGATGGTCCGGACACGAAACTCACGTCGGAGGTACTGGACGTGCTAGAAGAACACGGTATTGTGACCACTTTCTTCGCTGACCGATCCTTGAAAGGATGATATCCATGGGGGGTGAACTGGGAAATCATTCGTGGAACTATGAGCCTTTGGACAAGGTTGATCTTGAATACACGGGAAAAAATCTCGCTTTTTCAGGACACTGAACCTGGCTGTGAGCGATACTATGTTTGAGGTAATAGATATTCTTTTCATGAATAGTGTCCCCGTTGCGGTTGGGCAGGTTGTGATAGAGATCCTGAAAAAATCGCGAGCAACGTATTGAACAGCGTGAGGGGTAGTGCCATAGTACTCCTTCACAACGTACAGTTGGAACCGCATCCAATCGTTGAAGCCCTCATCATATTGAGTGAACTTTTCAAAAGAAAGGGAGTGAATCCTGAAGATCCAAAGTACAGAGGGAAAATATGAATATATGTGGGGTGAATTACTCTAAGAAGGGGGTGTTTCTATGAGGAGAGCTCTAGTTGTCCTTTGTATTCTTTTGGTTGCCGGTCTATCCCTTGCCATCACCATAGGTGTCATTGGGAAATCCGTTCATCCGTACTGGTCTCAGGTTGAACAGGGGGTCAAAGCTGCAGGAAAAGCTCTCGGAGTGGACACAAAGTTTTTCGTTCCTCAGAAAGAAGACATCAACGCCCAGCTTCAGATGCTTGAGTCGTTCATAGCCGAGGGTGTCGATGGCATAGCCATTGCGCCGTCCGATCCAACGGCAGTCATCCCCACGATCAAAAAAGCTCTTGAGATAGGAATACCGGTGATAACACTCGACACAGACTCCCCAGACAGTGGAAGGTACGTTTACATCGGAACGGACAACTATCAGGCAGGGTACTCCGCTGGACTCATCATGAAAAAGCTCCTCGGTGGAAAAGGAAAAGTCGCCATCGGAACAGGTTCTCTCACAGCAATGAACTCGCTTCAGAGGATTCAGGGATTCAAAGATGCAATAGCAGATTCAGACATCGAAGTCGTAGACATACTCAACGATGAAGAAGACGGAGCGAGAGCAGTGTCACTTGCAGAGGCGGCATTGAACGCTCATCCAGATCTTGACGCCTTTTTCGGCGTTTACGCCTACAACGGTCCCAGCCAGGCACTCGTGGTGAAGAACGCTGGAAAAGTAGGAAAAATCAAGATAGTCTGTTTTGACACAACTCCGGACATTCTTCAATATGTGAAGGAAGGAGTCATACAGGCAACCATGGGGCAAAGACCCTACATGATGGGATATCTCTCCGTCACGGTACTCTACTTGATGAACAAAATAGGTGTGCAGAACACCCTGATGATGCTTCCGAAAGTCACTGTCGATGGGAAAATGGACTACGTGATCGACACGGGAGTTGACGTTGTCACACCGGACAACCTCGACGAGTACGTGAAAAAGATGGAAGAGCTCGGAATCCCGATAAAGTTCTGAGAACATGGGAGGGGAGTCCCCCTCCCTTTTCCGAGGTGATGGAAGTTGGATATTCTGAAAGCAAAAGGTGTGGTGAAAAGATTCCCGGGAGTTCTGGCGGTTGACAACGTTGATTTCGAGGTTCACGAAAACGAGATCGTTTCCCTCATTGGTGAGAACGGTGCGGGAAAATCAACCCTGATCAAGATCCTCACGGGTGTTTTGAAACCCGATTCTGGCGAGATACTAATCAACGGTGAAAGGGTGATATACCACTCTCCAGTTGATGCGTTTAGAAAAGGAGTTAGCGTCATCCATCAGGAACTGAACCTCTGCGACAACATGACGGTCGTCGAGAACATATTCCTCGCTTACGAGGCTGTCAGAGGAAAGAAACGGAATCTCTCCAGCAGGGTGGATGAAGAATTCATGTACGAAAAGTCAAAAGAACTACTCGATCTCATAGGAGCAAAATTTCCTCCTGGCGCTCTGGTGAGAGAACTGACCACTGCCCAAAGGCAGATGGTGGAGATATGTAAGGCTCTGGTGAAAGAACCGAGGATCATCTTCATGGACGAACCCACTTCATCCCTCACTGTGGAAGAAGCAGAAAGGCTCTTTGAGATCATAGAAATGTTGAAAAGAAGGGGCATCTCTGTGGTCTTTGTTTCACATAGACTGGACGAAGTTATGAGGATCAGCGACAGGATTGTTGTGATGAGAGATGGAAAGAGAGTAGGAGAGCTGAAAAAGGGAAAGTTTGATGTGGACACGATAATAAAACTAATGGTGGGAAGAGAAGTGGAATTCTTTCCCCATGGAATGGAGATAGTGCCAGGGGAAGTCGCCCTCGAAGTCAAAGATCTAAAATGGAAGGACAAGGTGAAGAACGTGTCCTTCAAAGTGAGGAAGGGAGAAGTTCTAGGATTTGCTGGACTCGTCGGAGCTGGTAGGACGGAAACGATGCTTCTGATATTCGGTGTGAATAAAAAAGAGGCTGGAAAAATATTCGTGAACGGAAAAGAAGTTGAAATAGAAAACCCAGAAGACGCTATAAAGCTGGGGATAGGGCTTATACCGGAGGATAGAAAACTCCAGGGTCTTGTTTTGAAAATGACAGTGAAGGACAACATCGTTCTTCCATTATTGAAAAATATCAGCAAATGGGGTCTTGTGCTCGATGAGAAGAAAGAAGATGGAATGGCCGAAGAGTATGTGAAGAGGTTGTCCATAAAAACACCATCTATATACCAGATCACCGAAAACCTCTCCGGTGGAAACCAGCAGAAAGTGGTCCTCGCCAAATGGCTTGCAACAAACGCTGACATTCTGATTTTCGATGAACCCACCCGTGGTATAGATGTCGGTGCAAAGGCAGAGATACACAGGATAATCAGAGAACTGGCCACACAGGGAAAGGCTGTGATAATGATCTCATCAGAACTCCCAGAGATATTGAATCTCAGCGACAGAATAGTTGTCATGTGGGAAGGGGAGATCACGGCTGTTTTGGACAACAAAGAGAAAAAAGTCACACAGGAAGAAATCATGTACTACGCATCTGGACAGAAAAGGCAGAACGGGAGGGTCGCGTGATGGATCTGTACGTGGGGCTCGACGTGGGAACGACCGGTGTGAAGGGTATTCTCGTGAACGAGAAGGGAGAGATACTGGCAACAGCAAGTAAAAGACTCTCCATGATCACTCCTCAACCTGCTTGGGCAGAGCAGGACCCTCTTTCTTGGTGGAAGGCTGTGAGAAAGATACTGAAGGAACTTTCTGGCAGATCAGAGGAGATCGGAGGAAGAATAAAAGCGATCTCCACCAGTGGACAGATGCATAGTCTTGTGGCGATAGACGAAAACGGAAGTGTTCTGAGAAACGCTATTCTCTGGTGCGATCAGAGAACCCATAGAGAATGCGAAGAAGCCACACAGATTCTGGGGGGAGAGGAGAACGTCCTCAAACTGGTTGGTAATCCTATTCTTCCAGGTTTCACACTTCCCAAGATATTGTGGATCCGAAAACACGAGCCAGAGATCTACGAGAAGATTTCGAAGATCATGCTTCCCAAAGATTTCATAAACTACATGCTCACCGGTGTGGCGAAAACAGAACACTCGGATGCTTCCGGAACGACGATGTACAGTGTGTCCGATATGGAGTGGAGCAAGGATGTTTTGAAGGAACTCAAAATACCGGAACACATACTTCCGGAGATAATACCATCGAACGGTGTGGTCGGAAGAGTTAAATCGGATGTGGCAAAGGATCTTGGCCTTTCTGAAGACATTCTTGTGATAGGAGGAGGAGCGGACAACGCCTGCGCTGCCCTCGGAATAGCAGTCGTGGAACCCGGAGATGTCATGGTGAGTTTGGGTACCTCTGGTACTGTTCTGGCTCCCACGAAGGGAAAAGAGCCAGATCCAAAGGGCAGGGTGCACTTCTTTGCACACACCGTTCCGGAAACGAGATACCACATGGGTGTGATGCTTTCTGCCACGTACTCGCTGGAGTGGTTCAAAGAAAAGTTCTTGAGCGAAGACTACGATACGATCAACGATGAGGTAGAAAAAGTTCCCATCGGTTCAAAGGGGATCGTCTTCCTCCCTTATCTGAACGGTGAAAGAACCCCGCATCGTGACCCCTTTGCGAGGGGTGTCTTCTTTGGAATCTCTTCTTACAACACCAAGTGGGACATGGTAAGAGCGATCTTCGAAGGAGTTGCTTTCGGTATCAAGGATTCTTTCGATATACTGAAAGAGCTCAAAGTGGATCTCAACAACGTGAGGATCACCGGTGGTGGCTCAAAGAGCAAGGTGTGGAACAGAATGCTCGCGGATATGACGGGGTTGAAGATTCAGAAACCCACCGTGGATGAAGGAGCTTCCTACGGCGCTGCCATCCTGGCCGTTTCTGGTGCAACGGAAGAAAACCCTGCGAAAATCTCAAAGGAATGGTTCAGTGTGAAAAGCCATACAGAACCTGTTCCCGAGAACACGAAGGTTTACGAAGAACTGCATGAGAAGTTCAGGAGACTCTACATTTCCCTTAAGGAAATGTTCAAAGCGTGAGAAGAGGGCGAACTGCCCTCTTCATTTCTGAAGGAGTTCGAGCAACTTCTTTCTAGTTCTCTCGAAATACTCATCCTTGAGGGCCCAGGAAAGTCCATACCTTTCATACCGCTCCCTTACACGCCATCTGTAGTGCATATCATCGATGAAAACACAGTCCACATATGGTTTCAACATCCTTGATAATCTCTCCGGATTCATCGGAAGTATGGGACTGATAAAAGCACAGGTTCTTACGCCGTTTTCTTTAAACGTTCTCAGAACCCCGATCCTCTCTTCTATGGAACTCGCGCTGGGTTCAAAGATCTTTCGGATCTCATCGTCATCAGTCGTAACGGTGAGTCCAACGGTGGCTCTCTTCATCTCCCTGAACAGATCCAGATCCCTCAGAACAAGTGTGGATTTTGTGAGAACCATCAATTCGATCTCCAGAAGAGGAAACTCCAGAAAAACCTCCAGGCATTTTCGAGTGAGTTTGTATCTTTCCTCGAGGAATTGGTAGGGATCACACATGGTACTCATGAAGACGTATCCTGGCTTTTTCCTGATGATATCGCTTCTCAAAACTTCATCTATGTTCTTCTTCACAATGATCTCCGACTCCCACTCCATCCCTTTGTAACGCCGTGCGTAATCTCTGGCGTAACAGTACACACAGGCGTTGGTGCAGCCCACGTAAGGACTGAGAGTGTATCGTCTCTTGGATTCGGAAAAGGTCAACGCGCTCTTCACTTGTATTTCCCTCACCCTCACCTTCTCACCCTCTCAAGAATACCACGGAAAATCTTTAGAAATTTCCCAGGA of the Thermotoga sp. genome contains:
- a CDS encoding sugar-binding protein; the protein is MRRALVVLCILLVAGLSLAITIGVIGKSVHPYWSQVEQGVKAAGKALGVDTKFFVPQKEDINAQLQMLESFIAEGVDGIAIAPSDPTAVIPTIKKALEIGIPVITLDTDSPDSGRYVYIGTDNYQAGYSAGLIMKKLLGGKGKVAIGTGSLTAMNSLQRIQGFKDAIADSDIEVVDILNDEEDGARAVSLAEAALNAHPDLDAFFGVYAYNGPSQALVVKNAGKVGKIKIVCFDTTPDILQYVKEGVIQATMGQRPYMMGYLSVTVLYLMNKIGVQNTLMMLPKVTVDGKMDYVIDTGVDVVTPDNLDEYVKKMEELGIPIKF
- a CDS encoding sugar ABC transporter ATP-binding protein, giving the protein MDILKAKGVVKRFPGVLAVDNVDFEVHENEIVSLIGENGAGKSTLIKILTGVLKPDSGEILINGERVIYHSPVDAFRKGVSVIHQELNLCDNMTVVENIFLAYEAVRGKKRNLSSRVDEEFMYEKSKELLDLIGAKFPPGALVRELTTAQRQMVEICKALVKEPRIIFMDEPTSSLTVEEAERLFEIIEMLKRRGISVVFVSHRLDEVMRISDRIVVMRDGKRVGELKKGKFDVDTIIKLMVGREVEFFPHGMEIVPGEVALEVKDLKWKDKVKNVSFKVRKGEVLGFAGLVGAGRTETMLLIFGVNKKEAGKIFVNGKEVEIENPEDAIKLGIGLIPEDRKLQGLVLKMTVKDNIVLPLLKNISKWGLVLDEKKEDGMAEEYVKRLSIKTPSIYQITENLSGGNQQKVVLAKWLATNADILIFDEPTRGIDVGAKAEIHRIIRELATQGKAVIMISSELPEILNLSDRIVVMWEGEITAVLDNKEKKVTQEEIMYYASGQKRQNGRVA
- the xylB gene encoding xylulokinase codes for the protein MDLYVGLDVGTTGVKGILVNEKGEILATASKRLSMITPQPAWAEQDPLSWWKAVRKILKELSGRSEEIGGRIKAISTSGQMHSLVAIDENGSVLRNAILWCDQRTHRECEEATQILGGEENVLKLVGNPILPGFTLPKILWIRKHEPEIYEKISKIMLPKDFINYMLTGVAKTEHSDASGTTMYSVSDMEWSKDVLKELKIPEHILPEIIPSNGVVGRVKSDVAKDLGLSEDILVIGGGADNACAALGIAVVEPGDVMVSLGTSGTVLAPTKGKEPDPKGRVHFFAHTVPETRYHMGVMLSATYSLEWFKEKFLSEDYDTINDEVEKVPIGSKGIVFLPYLNGERTPHRDPFARGVFFGISSYNTKWDMVRAIFEGVAFGIKDSFDILKELKVDLNNVRITGGGSKSKVWNRMLADMTGLKIQKPTVDEGASYGAAILAVSGATEENPAKISKEWFSVKSHTEPVPENTKVYEELHEKFRRLYISLKEMFKA
- a CDS encoding polysaccharide deacetylase family protein, producing MKLIALTFDDGPDTKLTSEVLDVLEEHGIVTTFFADRSLKG
- a CDS encoding radical SAM protein, with the translated sequence MRVREIQVKSALTFSESKRRYTLSPYVGCTNACVYCYARDYARRYKGMEWESEIIVKKNIDEVLRSDIIRKKPGYVFMSTMCDPYQFLEERYKLTRKCLEVFLEFPLLEIELMVLTKSTLVLRDLDLFREMKRATVGLTVTTDDDEIRKIFEPSASSIEERIGVLRTFKENGVRTCAFISPILPMNPERLSRMLKPYVDCVFIDDMHYRWRVRERYERYGLSWALKDEYFERTRKKLLELLQK